One region of Salinirubrum litoreum genomic DNA includes:
- a CDS encoding DUF4013 domain-containing protein: protein MLSEALSYARSGDEALQRLLIGGAIQLGGAIFVLPGVFLYGYLLRVLRDAVDDTGDTDELPPWDDWETLAVDGLKALLVVFAYLLPVFVVTVGGVLVAVFALPFGAALGSGAAGSEAGAAAGTTLFLVVFVGVILLGALLSLLAYYLLPAALVGLAVEDDLGAAFRWDALRAVALSKSYVVGMLLAGLVAVAGSLVAAPLVFLLVGFVVQFYVFVVVAHVAGQAVAASTSPAA, encoded by the coding sequence ATGTTGAGTGAGGCGTTGTCCTACGCACGGTCCGGCGACGAGGCGCTGCAACGACTGCTGATCGGCGGAGCGATCCAGTTGGGTGGGGCCATCTTCGTCCTGCCCGGTGTCTTCCTGTACGGCTACCTCCTCCGGGTGCTCCGAGACGCAGTCGACGACACGGGCGACACCGACGAACTCCCGCCGTGGGACGACTGGGAGACGCTCGCTGTCGACGGCCTGAAGGCGCTCCTCGTGGTCTTCGCGTACCTCCTGCCCGTGTTCGTCGTCACGGTCGGCGGCGTCCTCGTCGCGGTGTTCGCACTCCCGTTCGGCGCAGCACTCGGGTCCGGCGCGGCCGGCAGCGAGGCGGGTGCGGCCGCCGGAACGACACTGTTTCTCGTCGTCTTCGTCGGCGTGATCCTTCTGGGGGCACTCCTCTCACTGCTCGCATACTACCTGCTCCCGGCCGCACTCGTCGGTCTCGCGGTGGAAGACGACCTCGGTGCGGCGTTCCGCTGGGACGCGCTCAGAGCGGTCGCCCTCTCGAAGTCGTACGTCGTCGGGATGCTCCTCGCAGGCCTCGTCGCGGTCGCCGGGAGCCTCGTCGCCGCACCGCTCGTCTTCCTGCTTGTCGGTTTCGTCGTGCAGTTCTACGTCTTCGTCGTCGTCGCCCACGTCGCGGGACAGGCGGTCGCGGCGTCCACGTCGCCCGCCGCGTGA
- the uvrB gene encoding excinuclease ABC subunit UvrB, whose product MSDSTSGPLQPDRPGADNRFRVDAPFDPAGDQPEAIEQLVAGYESGMDEQTLLGVTGSGKTNTVSWTVEELQQPTLVIAHNKTLAAQLYEEFRNLFPDNAVEYFVSYYDYYQPEAYVEQTDTYIDKEMSINEEIDRLRHSATRSLLTRDDVIVVASVSAIYGLGDPRNYVDMSLELSVGQEIDRDELLAQLVDLNYERNDVDFQQGTFRVRGDTVEVFPMYGRYAVRIEFWGDEIDRMLKIDTLDGEVKSEEPAVLIHPAEHYSIPEERLENAIAEIEDLMDDRVRHFERQGDLVAAQRIEERTTFDLEMLREAGYCSGIENYSVHLSDREPGEAPYTLLDYFPDDFLTVVDESHQTLPQIKGQFAGDKSRKDSLVENGFRLPTAYDNRPLTFEEFEEKTDRTLYVSATPGDYEREHSDQIVEQIVRPTHLVDPKVTVESADDQVDDLMGRIEERIDRDERVLVTTLTKRMAEDLTEFLEESGVAVEYMHDETDTLERHEIIRSLRLGQIDVLVGINLLREGLDIPEVSLVAILDADQEGFLRSETTLVQTMGRAARNVEGEVVLYANRTTDAMESAIEETQRRRAIQQEFNEEHGYTPTTIEKEVGETSLPGSKTDTAGTSTDDVADAEEAKQRIAVLEDKMDEAAGNLEFELAADIRDRIRELRRDFALDAEDDGVAPEIDPDF is encoded by the coding sequence ATGAGCGACAGCACGTCCGGGCCGCTCCAGCCGGACCGACCGGGAGCCGACAATCGATTCCGGGTCGACGCCCCCTTCGACCCGGCCGGTGACCAACCCGAAGCCATCGAGCAACTCGTGGCCGGCTACGAGTCCGGGATGGACGAACAGACCCTGCTCGGGGTGACTGGCTCCGGGAAGACTAACACCGTCTCGTGGACGGTCGAGGAACTCCAGCAACCCACCCTCGTCATCGCGCACAACAAGACCCTCGCCGCACAGTTGTACGAGGAGTTCCGCAACCTGTTCCCGGACAACGCCGTCGAGTACTTCGTCTCCTACTACGACTACTACCAGCCGGAGGCCTACGTCGAACAGACCGACACCTACATCGACAAGGAGATGTCGATCAACGAGGAGATCGACCGCCTGCGCCACTCCGCGACGCGGTCGCTGCTCACGCGGGACGACGTGATCGTCGTCGCCTCCGTCTCGGCCATCTACGGGCTCGGTGACCCGCGCAACTACGTCGACATGTCGCTGGAACTCTCCGTGGGCCAGGAGATCGACCGCGACGAACTGCTCGCCCAGTTGGTCGATCTGAACTACGAGCGCAACGACGTGGACTTCCAGCAGGGCACCTTCCGCGTCCGGGGCGACACCGTCGAGGTGTTCCCGATGTACGGCCGGTACGCGGTCCGGATCGAGTTCTGGGGCGACGAGATCGACCGGATGCTGAAGATCGACACCCTCGACGGGGAGGTCAAGTCCGAAGAACCGGCCGTCCTGATCCACCCGGCGGAACACTACTCGATCCCCGAAGAACGCCTCGAGAACGCCATCGCGGAGATCGAGGACCTGATGGACGACCGCGTCCGCCACTTCGAGCGACAGGGCGACCTGGTGGCCGCCCAGCGCATCGAGGAGCGCACGACCTTCGACCTGGAGATGCTGAGAGAGGCGGGCTACTGTTCGGGCATCGAGAACTACTCGGTCCACCTCTCCGACCGCGAACCGGGCGAGGCTCCCTACACCCTGCTGGACTACTTCCCGGACGACTTCCTCACCGTGGTCGACGAGTCCCACCAGACCCTGCCGCAGATCAAAGGCCAGTTCGCGGGCGACAAGTCCCGGAAGGATTCGCTCGTGGAGAACGGCTTCCGCCTGCCGACCGCCTACGACAACCGACCCCTCACCTTCGAGGAGTTCGAGGAGAAGACCGACCGGACGCTGTACGTCTCGGCGACGCCGGGCGACTACGAACGCGAGCACAGCGACCAGATCGTCGAACAGATCGTCCGCCCGACCCACCTCGTCGACCCGAAGGTCACCGTCGAGAGCGCCGACGACCAGGTGGACGACCTGATGGGTCGCATCGAAGAGCGCATCGACCGCGACGAACGCGTCCTCGTCACGACGCTGACCAAGCGCATGGCGGAGGACCTGACCGAGTTCTTAGAGGAGTCCGGCGTCGCGGTCGAGTACATGCACGACGAGACCGACACCCTCGAACGCCACGAGATCATCCGCTCCCTGCGACTCGGCCAGATCGACGTGCTCGTCGGGATCAACCTCCTGCGAGAGGGCCTCGACATCCCCGAGGTGAGTCTCGTCGCCATCCTCGACGCCGACCAGGAGGGGTTCCTGCGCTCGGAGACGACGCTGGTGCAGACGATGGGCCGCGCCGCCCGGAACGTCGAGGGCGAGGTCGTGCTGTACGCGAACCGGACGACCGACGCGATGGAGTCGGCCATCGAGGAGACCCAGCGCCGCAGAGCGATCCAGCAGGAGTTCAACGAGGAACACGGCTACACGCCGACGACGATCGAGAAGGAGGTCGGCGAGACCTCGCTCCCGGGGAGCAAGACCGACACCGCCGGCACCAGCACCGACGACGTGGCCGACGCCGAGGAAGCGAAACAGCGCATCGCGGTGCTGGAGGACAAGATGGACGAGGCCGCCGGCAACCTCGAGTTCGAACTCGCGGCCGACATCCGCGACCGCATCCGGGAACTGCGCCGGGACTTCGCGCTCGACGCCGAGGACGACGGCGTCGCCCCCGAGATCGACCCCGACTTCTGA
- a CDS encoding DUF7553 family protein yields the protein MTRELLQQASDELRQASELAPEDVTERIYEQSNQLAKLATADRGPDHGRLARHTNALAEIADSLDEAGAGEAADHVRDARSLISEYRKDLPGV from the coding sequence GTGACCCGAGAACTGCTTCAGCAGGCGAGCGACGAACTCCGGCAGGCGAGCGAACTCGCGCCCGAGGACGTGACCGAGCGCATCTACGAGCAGTCGAACCAACTGGCGAAACTCGCGACCGCCGACCGGGGGCCGGACCACGGCCGACTCGCGCGACACACGAACGCCCTCGCCGAGATCGCCGACTCGCTGGACGAGGCCGGCGCGGGCGAGGCCGCAGACCACGTCCGGGACGCCCGGAGCCTGATCAGCGAGTACCGGAAAGACCTGCCGGGCGTCTGA
- a CDS encoding dihydrodipicolinate synthase family protein has translation MHGIGPPLATPFTREGDLDTDRLRRLVEWVESRGVDFLVPCGSNGETELMTADERARVIEVVAEEASVPVLAGTGSPGLRETLAATDRAASAGADGALVVTPFYYGHDDETLEAYYRDVADASDLPVYLYSVPVYTDVALDPVVVGRLAEHPNVAGMKDTTSDLATFQRKRVLTEDADFDLFVGTAGVLAHALDAGADGGVLALANVAPSACAEMLARHRAGDHDAARRLNRRLLDLNRTITAEYGVPGLKAAMRFLDAPVGYSRRPHHEVGDDAREAVEAQVSAVADLLD, from the coding sequence ATGCACGGAATCGGACCGCCGCTGGCGACGCCGTTCACCCGCGAGGGCGACCTCGACACCGACAGACTCCGGCGACTCGTCGAGTGGGTCGAATCGCGGGGCGTGGACTTTCTCGTCCCCTGTGGCTCGAACGGCGAGACGGAACTGATGACAGCCGACGAACGCGCTCGCGTGATCGAGGTCGTCGCCGAGGAAGCCTCGGTGCCGGTCCTCGCCGGCACCGGGAGCCCCGGACTCCGGGAGACGCTTGCGGCGACCGACCGCGCCGCGTCGGCCGGCGCGGACGGCGCACTCGTCGTCACGCCGTTCTACTACGGACACGACGACGAGACGCTGGAGGCGTACTACCGCGACGTGGCAGACGCGAGCGACCTGCCAGTCTACCTCTATAGCGTCCCGGTGTACACCGACGTTGCACTCGATCCGGTGGTCGTCGGGCGACTCGCCGAGCACCCGAACGTCGCCGGGATGAAAGACACCACGAGCGACCTGGCGACGTTCCAGCGCAAGCGCGTACTGACCGAGGACGCCGACTTCGACCTGTTCGTCGGCACCGCCGGCGTGCTGGCCCACGCACTCGACGCCGGGGCGGACGGCGGCGTCCTCGCGCTGGCGAACGTCGCGCCGTCCGCCTGCGCCGAGATGCTCGCGCGGCACCGCGCCGGCGACCACGACGCCGCCCGCCGACTGAATCGCCGCCTGCTCGACCTGAACCGGACGATCACCGCCGAGTACGGCGTCCCGGGGCTGAAGGCCGCGATGCGGTTCCTCGACGCGCCCGTCGGCTACAGCCGACGCCCGCACCACGAGGTCGGCGACGACGCCCGCGAGGCGGTCGAGGCGCAAGTCTCCGCAGTCGCGGACCTCCTCGACTGA
- a CDS encoding site-2 protease family protein has product MAPADPTDRLPVEALTAVFDLRETQTDGERVYFYGDALAPERMLLEEAWPAFREAGYEIQLARTPSDHDVVVAKPTDTGVEGVPWKNLLLLLATIVSTLLVGATAWYYIPASEILANPLRALEAWPFTAAVLGVLLTHELGHYVVGRYHGVDVSLPYVIPFILPFGTMGAIIRMRGQMPDRKALFDIGVAGPLAGLAATVVVTAVGLLLSPVEVPARVLAAEGQAIYFQNPLLLEWIAALLGTPTEFAAGQTVHPVIMGGWVGMFFTVLNLLPVGQLDGGHMTRAMVGERQETVAAMVPVALFGLAAYLYYVRGLGINDSVGLWAFWGLFSTFIAFNGPANPIDDETELGWQRIAVGLFTFLLGATCFMLVPIQLMTV; this is encoded by the coding sequence ATGGCACCTGCCGACCCGACGGATCGGCTCCCCGTCGAGGCGCTGACCGCCGTGTTCGACCTCCGGGAGACGCAGACCGACGGCGAGCGCGTCTACTTCTACGGTGACGCACTCGCCCCCGAGCGGATGCTCTTGGAGGAGGCGTGGCCGGCGTTCCGGGAGGCGGGCTACGAGATCCAGTTGGCCCGGACGCCGAGCGACCACGACGTGGTCGTCGCCAAGCCGACCGACACCGGCGTCGAGGGCGTCCCGTGGAAGAACCTCCTGCTCCTGCTGGCGACTATCGTCTCGACGCTGCTGGTCGGCGCGACCGCGTGGTACTACATCCCCGCCTCGGAGATTCTGGCGAACCCCCTCCGGGCGCTGGAGGCGTGGCCCTTCACCGCCGCCGTGCTGGGGGTCCTGCTGACGCACGAACTCGGCCACTACGTCGTCGGGCGCTACCACGGCGTCGACGTGTCCCTCCCCTACGTGATCCCCTTCATCCTCCCGTTCGGCACGATGGGCGCGATCATCCGGATGCGCGGGCAGATGCCCGACCGGAAGGCGCTGTTCGACATCGGCGTGGCCGGCCCACTCGCTGGGCTGGCGGCGACCGTCGTCGTCACCGCAGTCGGGCTACTCCTCTCGCCGGTCGAGGTCCCGGCCCGCGTGCTGGCCGCCGAGGGACAGGCGATCTACTTCCAGAACCCGCTCCTGCTGGAGTGGATCGCCGCACTCCTCGGCACACCGACCGAGTTCGCGGCCGGCCAGACGGTCCACCCCGTGATCATGGGTGGCTGGGTCGGGATGTTCTTCACCGTCCTGAACCTCCTGCCGGTCGGCCAACTCGACGGCGGGCACATGACGCGAGCGATGGTCGGCGAGCGACAGGAGACCGTCGCGGCGATGGTCCCGGTCGCCCTGTTCGGCCTCGCGGCGTACCTCTACTACGTTCGCGGCCTCGGGATCAACGACTCGGTCGGCCTGTGGGCCTTCTGGGGGCTGTTCTCGACGTTCATCGCGTTCAACGGCCCGGCGAACCCCATCGACGACGAGACGGAACTCGGCTGGCAGCGGATCGCGGTGGGCCTGTTCACGTTCCTGCTCGGCGCGACCTGTTTCATGCTCGTGCCGATCCAGTTGATGACAGTCTGA
- the thiL gene encoding thiamine-phosphate kinase → MDERAALRLLAADLPSAGDDAAVVDDLVLTTDMLHETTDFPEGTTRYTAGWRAVGASLSDVAAMGAEATAAVAVYADRDFAEADLRAFVRGAREVCEAVDAEYVGGDLDDHAEFTTATTAVGRTDDPVLRSGAESGDLVVVTGTLGRSAAALRHFEQGDTERGNDLFRFTPRVDAGRALAESATAMMDSSDGLARSLHQLAEASDCAIEFEWDALPADESVETLAESESDRREMTAFFGEDFELVATLPESALPAVRAASPTAISVIGRAIDSDGDSETGVGRVVADGAPVPDRGYTHGE, encoded by the coding sequence ATGGACGAACGGGCCGCCCTCCGACTGCTCGCCGCCGACCTCCCGTCGGCCGGCGACGACGCCGCCGTCGTCGACGATCTCGTGCTCACGACCGACATGCTCCACGAGACGACGGACTTCCCGGAAGGAACGACGCGGTACACCGCCGGGTGGCGCGCGGTGGGGGCTTCGCTGTCGGACGTGGCCGCGATGGGTGCCGAGGCGACGGCGGCCGTCGCGGTCTACGCCGACCGTGACTTCGCGGAAGCCGACCTCCGGGCGTTCGTCCGGGGGGCACGCGAGGTCTGCGAGGCGGTCGACGCGGAGTACGTCGGCGGCGACCTCGACGACCACGCGGAGTTCACGACTGCGACCACCGCAGTCGGACGCACCGACGACCCGGTGCTGCGGTCGGGCGCGGAGTCGGGCGACCTGGTGGTCGTCACCGGCACCCTCGGTCGCTCGGCCGCCGCGCTCCGCCACTTCGAACAGGGTGACACAGAGCGCGGCAACGACCTCTTTCGGTTCACGCCTCGTGTCGATGCGGGCCGGGCACTCGCCGAGTCGGCGACCGCGATGATGGACTCCAGCGACGGCCTCGCTCGGTCGCTCCACCAACTCGCCGAGGCGAGCGACTGCGCCATCGAGTTCGAGTGGGACGCGCTTCCGGCAGACGAGTCGGTCGAGACGCTGGCGGAGAGTGAGAGTGACCGGCGCGAGATGACGGCGTTCTTCGGCGAGGACTTCGAGTTGGTGGCGACCCTGCCGGAGTCGGCGCTACCGGCGGTGCGGGCGGCATCGCCGACCGCGATCTCGGTGATCGGTCGTGCAATCGACAGCGACGGCGATTCCGAGACCGGTGTAGGTCGCGTCGTCGCCGACGGAGCGCCGGTCCCGGATCGCGGCTACACCCACGGCGAGTGA
- a CDS encoding AMP-dependent synthetase/ligase, producing the protein MDWWDAEQEFDDEVLGRETLPATFEASAERNASRIAQRYKGGVYDRSLAGTAVPPAPADDYGDVTYAGMQEIVRYLAAGFRDLGFETGDRLGIFAHTRMEWAQTDFAALAAGGVVTTVYTSSSESQVQYLLDDPNASAVVVENAELLERVLAVEDDLDLNFVVVMDDVPDGSGMAGAVRDRDDILLLSEVYERGSEVFDLDSYESWVDARDPDDLASLIYTSGTTGQPKGVQLTHWNFRSNVNQCYRRFGQRPDKGDLPTIGPSATTLSFLPLAHVFERLSGHFLMFAAGATVAYAESPDTLREDFGLVSPTVGTSVPRVYEKLYDAIRSQASESPVRQRIFEWAVGVGQQYHTTDDPGTLLTAKHRLADRLVFSQVREALGGNIDFFISGGGSLSAELCALYHAMGLPILEGYGLTETAPVIAVNPPEQPEIGTIGHPVQDVETALDDTVAGESVTADGQIGELLVRGPNVTEGYWNKPEETASAFIDDLPEGAEKTVEGEYAEGDPDDPWFRTGDIVERRRDGFLVFRERAKQLLVLSTGKNVAPGPIEDGFASSAVVEQCMVVGDGQKFVSALIVPNFDGIRDWASREGIDLPDDAAAVCRHDRVYERIEQEVASVNENFESYEQIKQFRIVPEEFTEENDLMTPTMKKKRRHILEKYADEVNMIYEE; encoded by the coding sequence ATGGACTGGTGGGACGCCGAACAGGAGTTCGACGACGAGGTCCTCGGGCGGGAGACACTGCCCGCGACCTTCGAGGCGAGCGCCGAACGGAACGCGAGTCGAATCGCACAACGATACAAAGGTGGCGTCTACGACCGGTCGCTGGCCGGGACCGCAGTCCCACCCGCACCCGCAGACGACTACGGCGACGTGACCTACGCCGGGATGCAGGAGATCGTCCGCTACCTCGCGGCCGGCTTCCGGGACCTCGGCTTCGAGACGGGCGACCGACTCGGCATCTTCGCGCACACCCGGATGGAGTGGGCACAGACCGACTTCGCGGCGCTCGCGGCCGGCGGTGTCGTCACGACCGTCTACACCTCCTCTTCGGAGTCGCAGGTCCAGTACCTGCTCGACGATCCGAACGCCTCTGCGGTCGTCGTCGAGAACGCCGAACTGCTGGAGCGCGTGCTGGCCGTCGAGGACGATCTCGATCTGAACTTCGTCGTCGTGATGGACGACGTGCCGGACGGGAGCGGGATGGCCGGCGCGGTGCGGGACCGCGACGACATCCTCCTGCTGTCGGAGGTGTACGAGCGCGGCAGCGAGGTCTTCGATCTGGACAGCTACGAGTCGTGGGTCGACGCACGCGACCCGGACGACCTGGCGAGTCTCATCTACACCTCGGGGACGACCGGCCAACCGAAGGGCGTCCAACTCACCCACTGGAACTTCCGGTCGAACGTCAACCAGTGTTACCGCCGGTTCGGCCAGCGCCCCGACAAGGGCGATCTGCCGACGATCGGCCCGAGTGCGACGACGCTCTCCTTTCTCCCGCTTGCACACGTCTTCGAGCGACTCTCGGGCCACTTCCTGATGTTCGCGGCCGGGGCGACGGTCGCGTACGCCGAGAGTCCCGACACGCTCCGGGAGGACTTCGGACTCGTCTCGCCGACGGTCGGGACCAGCGTCCCACGCGTCTACGAGAAACTGTACGACGCGATCCGGTCGCAGGCCAGCGAGTCGCCGGTCCGCCAGCGCATCTTCGAGTGGGCCGTGGGCGTGGGCCAGCAGTACCACACGACCGACGACCCCGGCACGCTCCTCACGGCGAAACACCGCCTCGCGGACCGACTCGTCTTCTCGCAGGTCCGTGAAGCGCTCGGCGGCAACATCGACTTCTTCATCTCCGGCGGCGGGAGCCTCTCGGCGGAACTGTGCGCGCTCTACCACGCGATGGGGCTGCCGATTCTGGAGGGGTACGGCCTGACCGAGACCGCGCCCGTCATCGCGGTCAACCCGCCAGAACAGCCCGAGATCGGCACCATCGGCCACCCGGTGCAGGACGTGGAAACCGCACTGGACGACACCGTCGCGGGCGAGAGCGTCACCGCCGACGGCCAGATCGGCGAACTGCTCGTCCGGGGACCGAACGTCACCGAGGGCTACTGGAACAAACCCGAGGAGACCGCGTCGGCGTTTATCGACGACCTGCCCGAGGGCGCAGAGAAGACCGTCGAGGGCGAGTACGCCGAGGGCGACCCGGACGACCCGTGGTTCCGCACCGGCGACATCGTGGAGCGCCGCCGCGACGGCTTCCTCGTCTTCCGGGAGCGCGCGAAGCAGTTGCTCGTCCTCTCGACCGGGAAGAACGTCGCACCCGGCCCCATCGAGGACGGCTTCGCGTCCAGTGCGGTCGTGGAACAGTGCATGGTCGTCGGCGACGGCCAGAAGTTCGTCTCGGCGCTGATCGTCCCGAACTTCGACGGCATCCGCGACTGGGCGAGTCGCGAGGGGATCGACCTGCCGGACGACGCCGCCGCCGTCTGTCGGCACGACCGCGTCTACGAGCGCATCGAGCAGGAGGTCGCGTCGGTCAACGAGAACTTCGAGTCGTACGAGCAGATCAAACAGTTCCGCATCGTTCCCGAGGAGTTCACCGAGGAGAACGACCTGATGACGCCGACGATGAAGAAGAAGCGTCGGCACATCCTGGAGAAGTACGCCGACGAAGTGAACATGATCTACGAGGAGTGA
- a CDS encoding carboxypeptidase M32, with the protein MAVEADSEQESSAYDRLMERVTKLNNVGNAAGILSWDQQVMMPDEGTPARSQQLSTLSSIQHDILTAEETGELLDAAESEDLTDEQAAAVREVRRDYERQTSVPNNLVTEISETTSEALPAWKEAKAESDFETFAPYLEKLLDLKRQYAEHIDPDRDPYEVLFEDFEPCLPLDQAEEILADVREQLVPMIEEIRESDTELAVDTFHGEFPADEQEALVRDALDTLGYPWERGRLDTAPHPFSSGTQFDARVTTRFDESDPIGALMSTIHEFGHATYTLGLPDEHYGTPLGESRDLSVHESQSRLWENHVGRSKAFWELFLPTFQDHFPSTADASVEDAYEAANQVFEDNLIRVEADELTYHMHILVRFEIERELLSGDLAVEDVPEAWNDKYEEYLGIRPENDAEGCLQDIHWSHGSFGYFPTYSLGSIMASQLYDAASEDIDDLEGKVRAGEFDPLREWLRENVHQHGARYETNDLVREATGEEFTADYFLDYVTAKYGDLYDLDAA; encoded by the coding sequence ATGGCAGTCGAAGCCGACTCCGAACAGGAGTCCTCCGCCTACGACCGACTGATGGAGCGCGTCACGAAGCTCAACAACGTCGGCAACGCCGCCGGCATCCTCTCGTGGGACCAGCAGGTGATGATGCCCGACGAGGGCACGCCCGCGCGGTCCCAACAGCTCTCGACGCTCTCGTCGATCCAGCACGACATCCTCACCGCCGAGGAGACCGGCGAACTGCTCGACGCCGCCGAGAGCGAGGACCTGACCGACGAGCAGGCCGCCGCCGTCCGCGAGGTTCGCCGCGACTACGAGCGCCAGACCTCGGTCCCGAACAACCTCGTCACCGAGATCTCGGAGACCACCTCCGAGGCGCTCCCGGCGTGGAAGGAGGCGAAAGCCGAGTCCGACTTCGAGACGTTCGCGCCGTACCTGGAGAAACTGCTCGACCTCAAGCGACAGTACGCCGAGCACATCGACCCCGACCGCGACCCCTACGAGGTGCTGTTCGAGGACTTCGAGCCGTGTCTCCCCCTCGATCAGGCCGAGGAGATTCTCGCCGACGTGCGCGAGCAGTTGGTCCCGATGATCGAGGAGATCCGCGAGTCCGACACGGAACTGGCCGTCGACACCTTCCACGGCGAGTTCCCGGCCGACGAGCAGGAGGCGCTGGTCCGGGACGCCCTCGACACGCTGGGCTACCCGTGGGAGCGCGGCCGTCTCGACACCGCGCCGCACCCGTTCTCCTCGGGGACGCAGTTCGACGCCCGCGTCACCACGCGGTTCGACGAGTCCGACCCCATCGGCGCGCTGATGAGCACGATCCACGAGTTCGGCCACGCGACCTACACGCTGGGCCTGCCGGACGAGCACTACGGGACGCCGCTCGGCGAGTCGCGTGACCTCTCGGTCCACGAGTCACAGTCACGCCTCTGGGAGAACCACGTCGGGCGCTCGAAGGCGTTCTGGGAGCTGTTCCTGCCGACCTTCCAAGACCACTTCCCGAGCACCGCCGACGCGAGCGTGGAAGACGCCTACGAGGCCGCGAATCAGGTGTTCGAGGACAACCTGATCCGCGTCGAGGCCGACGAGTTGACGTACCACATGCACATCCTCGTCCGGTTCGAGATCGAACGCGAACTGCTCTCGGGCGACCTCGCCGTCGAGGACGTGCCGGAGGCCTGGAACGACAAGTACGAGGAGTATCTCGGCATCCGCCCCGAGAACGACGCCGAGGGCTGTCTGCAGGACATCCACTGGAGCCACGGGAGTTTCGGCTACTTCCCGACCTACTCGCTCGGCTCGATCATGGCCAGCCAGTTGTACGACGCCGCCAGCGAGGATATCGACGACCTGGAGGGGAAGGTTCGCGCGGGCGAGTTCGACCCCCTGCGGGAGTGGCTCCGGGAGAACGTCCACCAGCACGGTGCTCGCTACGAGACGAACGACCTCGTGCGCGAGGCGACCGGCGAGGAGTTCACCGCCGACTACTTCCTCGACTACGTGACCGCGAAGTACGGCGACCTCTACGATCTGGACGCGGCCTGA
- a CDS encoding DUF7123 family protein, with amino-acid sequence MSATATTAATTDLTDKQQRILQYLRENGRTKTYFKSRLIANDLGMTAKEVGANMSAILDGSFDVHVEKWGYSSGTTWKVSV; translated from the coding sequence ATGAGCGCGACCGCGACGACCGCCGCGACGACCGACCTGACCGACAAGCAGCAGCGCATCCTCCAGTACCTGCGCGAGAACGGCCGGACGAAGACGTACTTCAAGTCTCGGCTGATCGCGAACGACCTCGGGATGACCGCGAAGGAGGTCGGCGCGAACATGTCCGCCATCCTGGACGGCAGTTTCGACGTGCACGTGGAGAAGTGGGGCTACTCCTCGGGCACGACGTGGAAAGTCTCCGTCTGA
- a CDS encoding winged helix-turn-helix transcriptional regulator, with the protein MAERGVDEEKRATLKRFAALGAATPFVGLRNDGEASQSDARDAIVGYLSATPGAHFSKVRDDLKLGTGETQHHLRRLLDSGVVEARRDGDYRRFYPADQFSEFEQAALGYLRRPTARGMVIELLRDPDATGGDLAAALDVSRATVSNYAGDLERAGLLSRENGYAVVEPETIITLLVRYADSFGSDADAFARDVAGLIRFDP; encoded by the coding sequence ATGGCAGAGCGTGGCGTGGACGAGGAGAAGCGGGCGACGCTGAAACGGTTCGCGGCACTCGGAGCCGCGACCCCATTCGTCGGCCTGCGGAACGATGGCGAGGCGTCACAGAGCGACGCTCGCGACGCCATCGTCGGCTACCTCTCGGCCACGCCCGGCGCACACTTCTCGAAGGTCCGCGACGACCTGAAACTCGGCACCGGCGAGACCCAGCACCACCTCCGACGACTGCTGGACAGCGGCGTCGTGGAGGCCCGGCGTGACGGCGACTACCGGCGCTTCTACCCGGCCGACCAGTTCTCGGAGTTCGAACAGGCCGCGCTCGGCTACCTCCGGCGACCGACCGCCCGTGGGATGGTGATCGAACTCCTGCGCGACCCCGACGCGACCGGCGGCGACCTCGCGGCGGCGCTGGACGTCTCCCGTGCGACCGTCTCGAACTACGCCGGCGACTTGGAGCGTGCGGGACTGCTCTCGCGTGAGAACGGCTACGCTGTCGTCGAACCCGAGACGATCATCACGCTGCTGGTGCGGTACGCCGACTCCTTCGGGTCGGACGCGGACGCCTTCGCCCGCGACGTGGCGGGACTGATCCGGTTCGACCCCTGA